A region from the Vicia villosa cultivar HV-30 ecotype Madison, WI linkage group LG3, Vvil1.0, whole genome shotgun sequence genome encodes:
- the LOC131593517 gene encoding serine/threonine-protein kinase D6PK-like, which translates to MNTSSYTCEIVESREEILPEFEIDEKPESSCSYRLGKRYSIEDDIDRLFQAIEINKGCSSRGHSMSRSQKSALKRPIKVCSSPASGIGIAERVSLKQALRGLCISQASEMAALKRLSKQCGSSRVSEVGTGKKLVEISLVPEVSSSKEMTTRFVSRDQIVPLPLEVEADNKPKIQTEEVLEVIPNQATECKFRLGSSNESSVDKPSSISTCLAKSKFNNMNFLKKKVKKDLCSASSCSTSRFDKKNGNSDLNREVKENDEKLSPCSSNHSIEVNSVNVNRDFSDSKRGFGLNCNKKTKFLLTKVDEKSRSKEKGEFSHSSKSSIGEHSTSSTSISEESNLSSSRRSGQRPHMSKHSRWEAIRAVQQQHGGNLNLKNFRLIRKLGSGDIGTVYLAELIGTSCLFALKVMDNEFLASRKKTFRVQTEREILQMLDHPFLPTLYSHISTYKLSCLVMDYCPGGDLHVLRQKQTYKSFSEHATRFYVAEVLLALEYLHMMGVVYRDLKPENILVREDGHIMLTDFDLSLRCSVNAMIVKSSSPDADAAKKFSGSCSGTSCIHPFCLQPDWQVSCFTPNLLSPGAKSRKMKADIHAQVGPLPQLVVEPTTARSNSFVGTYEYLAPEIIKSEGHGNAVDWWTFGILLFELLYGKTPFKGPTNDDTLSNIVSQNLTFPGTPIVSFHARDLIRGLLMKDPENRLGSVKGAAEIKQHPFFDGLNWALIRCAAPPELPNFHDFGASPMDGHKENANDLEDIDDCEEFELF; encoded by the exons ATGAATACATCTAGTTATACATGTGAGATAGTGGAATCAAGGGAAGAGATATTACCCGAGTTCGAAATCGACGAAAAACCCGAGAGTAGTTGTTCCTATAGATTAGGAAAACGGTACTCGATTGAGGATGATATCGATCGTCTTTTCCAGGCGATTGAGATTAATAAAGGTTGTTCGTCGAGAGGTCATAGTATGTCACGGTCGCAAAAGAGCGCTCTTAAACGACCGATTAAAGTTTGTTCGTCTCCGGCGTCGGGAATTGGCATTGCGGAGCGTGTTAGTTTGAAGCAGGCGCTTAGAGGATTGTGTATCTCGCAAGCATCGGAAATGGCTGCTTTGAAGAGACTATCGAAGCAATGTGGCTCGTCGAGAGTATCTGAGGTTGGCACCGGGAAAAAGTTGGTCGAAATCTCCCTCGTGCCGGAGGTATCAAGCTCGAAAGAAATGACAACTAGGTTTGTGTCCCGAGATCAGATTGTTCCACTTCCGCTTGAAGTTGAAGCTGACAACAAGCCGAAGATACAAACCGAGGAAGTGCTAGAGGTCATACCGAATCAAGCTACCGAGTGTAAATTTCGTCTCGGCTCTAGCAATGAAAGTTCTGTGGACAAACCCTCGAGTATTAGTACATGTTTGGCAAAGTCGAAATTCAATAACATGAACTTCTTGAAGAAAAAGGTAAAGAAAGATCTATGTTCTGCATCGAGCTGCTCTACGAGTAGATTCGACAAGAAGAATGGAAATTCCGATCTTAACCGGGAAGTGAAAGAAAACGATGAAAAACTATCTCCCTGCAGTTCAAATCATAGCATTGAAGTTAACTCGGTCAATGTTAATAGAGATTTTTCAGATAGCAAACGCGGCTTCGGTTTGAATTGCAATAAGAAAACTAAGTTCCTTCTTACAAAAGTTGACGAGAAATCAAGATCGAAGGAAAAGGGCGAGTTCTCTCATAGCTCAAAAAGTAGCATTGGGGAGCATAGCACTAGTAGTACAAGCATCAGTGAGGAGAGTAATCTAAGCAGTTCGCGTCGCAGCGGCCAACGACCGCACATGTCAAAACACTCGAGATGGGAAGCTATTCGTGCGGTTCAACAGCAGCATGGTggtaatttgaatttaaagaattTCAGGCTGATAAGGAAGCTTGGTAGTGGAGACATCGGAACCGTTTATCTTGCGGAACTAATCGGTACTAGTTGCCTTTTTGCACTGAAAGTTATGGACAATGAATTTTTGGCAAGCAGGAAGAAAACATTTAGGGTTCAAACCGAAAGAGAGATCCTTCAAATGTTGGATCATCCGTTTCTTCCGACACTTTATTCTCATATTAGTACATATAAGCTCTCTTGCTTGGTCATGGACTATTGTCCGGGCGGTGATCTGCACGTGCTGCGACAGAAGCAAACGTACAAGAGCTTTTCGGAGCATGCAACAAG GTTTTATGTTGCTGAAGTTCTTCTTGCGCTCGAGTATTTGCACATGATGGGAGTTGTTTATCGAGATCTAAAGCCGGAAAACATCCTAGTACGCGAAGATGGACATATAATGCTGACAGATTTCGACTTGTCACTCAGATGTTCTGTCAATGCAATGATAGTAAAATCATCTTCACCCGACGCAGATGCGGCAAAGAAGTTCTCCGGTTCTTGTTCAGGAACCAGCTGCATACACCCTTTCTGTCTTCAGCCAGATTGGCAAGTTTCCTGCTTTACTCCTAATCTTTTGTCTCCGGGAGCGAAATCTCGAAAGATGAAGGCTGACATACATGCTCAAGTCGGTCCACTGCCGCAACTTGTGGTCGAGCCAACTACTGCACGGTCCAACTCCTTCGTTGGAACGTATGAGTATCTTGCTCCGGAGATCATCAAAAGCGAGGGCCATGGAAACGCTGTAGATTGGTGGACTTTCGGTATACTTTTGTTCGAGCTTTTATACGGAAAAACTCCCTTCAAAGGTCCAACAAACGACGATACATTATCCAATATCGTGTCGCAGAACCTTACGTTTCCAGGTACTCCTATAGTCAGTTTTCATGCAAGAGACTTGATCAGAGGATTGTTGATGAAGGATCCGGAAAATCGATTAGGTTCTGTAAAAGGTGCTGCGGAGATAAAACAGCATCCTTTCTTCGACGGCCTCAACTGGGCACTAATACGGTGCGCCGCGCCACCTGAGCTCCCGAACTTTCACGATTTCGGTGCTTCGCCTATGGATGGTCATAAGGAAAATGCAAATGATTTAGAGGATATAGATGATTGTGAAGAGTTTGAGCTGTTTTAG
- the LOC131593518 gene encoding KH domain-containing protein At5g56140-like translates to MMSSSGTGRYMAFPPSPSHSLPHLSALRSPASSAIAEHDKYLSELLGERQKISPFMAVLPHCYRLLNQEILRVTTILGNASSVLGQSGLEHGSPLATGGMFSKGSADPNGWVSRFQSEMPSLIQSSPTPSWLSPQSSSSGLLVKKTIRVDIPVETFPNFNFVGRLLGPRGNSLKRMEANTECRVLIRGRGSIKDTAREEMMRGKPGYEHLNEPLHILVEAELPAEIIDARLMQAREILEDLLRPVEESHDFYKKQQLRELAMINGTLREEDSPMSGSVSPFNNSLGMKRAKTRG, encoded by the exons ATGATGTCTTCCTCCGGCACCGGTAGGTACATGGCTTTCCCGCCGTCTCCGTCACACTCCCTCCCTCATCTCTCCGCTCTCCGTTCTCCTGCTTCATCTGCCATCGCTGAACATGACAA atatttaaGTGAGTTATTGGGAGAGCGTCAGAAGATTAGTCCGTTTATGGCTGTGCTTCCTCATTGCTATCGATTGTTAAACCAAG AAATACTGCGTGTAACAACAATCTTGGGGAATGCGTCATCAGTATTAGGTCAAAGTGGGCTTGAGCATGGTAGTCCCCTGGCTACCGGCGGAATGTTCTCCAAGGGAAGTGCTGATCCGAACGGATGGGTATCACGATTTCAATCAGAA ATGCCAAGTTTGATACAGTCCTCACCAACACCAAGCTGGCTGAGTCCTCAAAGTAGCTCGTCTGGTCTTCTTGTTAAAAAGACGATCAGAGTGGATATACCCGTGGAGACATTTCCTAAC TTTAACTTTGTTGGTCGCCTCCTAGGCCCGAGAGGAAACTCTCTGAAGCGCATGGAAGCAAACACTGAGTGCCGTGTCTTGATCAGGGGCCGAGGTAGCATTAAAGATACGGCTAGG GAGGAAATGATGAGAGGTAAGCCTGGGTATGAGCATCTGAATGAACCTCTCCATATTCTAGTCGAGGCAGAATTACCGGCTGAAATAATCGATGCTCGTCTGATGCAGGCACGTGAAATACTTGAAGATTTGCTTAGGCCTGTG GAAGAATCTCATGATTTCTACAAGAAGCAGCAGCTTCGTGAACTTGCGATGATCAATGGCACTCTTCGCGAGGAGGATTCTCCCATGTCTGGTTCTGTTTCGCCTTTCAACAACAGCCTTGGCATGAAAAGGGCCAAGACCAGAGGGTAA